AGCCCATGGTTGAGCAGTTTCAGCCGGATCTGGTTCTAATGAGTTATCACGGGCTTCCGGAGCGACAGATCAAGAAGAGCGATATAACGGGCCAGTATTGCCTGAAGCATGATTGCTGCTGTGAAGAGGTGGTTGACGCGAATCGGAATTGCTATCGGGCGCACTGCTTTCAAACCTCGCGCGCCCTGGCCGAGCGACTCGGGCTGCCGCAGGAACAGTGGTCGGTATCCTTTCAATCCCGTCTGGGACGCGATCCGTGGATCAAACCCGCGACGGACCTTGTCATTCCCACCTTGCCGAAGAAGGGTATTAAGCGCCTGGCCGTGATTTGCCCCGCGTTTACGGCCGATTGCCTGGAGACGCTTGAGGAGATTGCGATCCGTGCCCGCAGCGATTTCCTCATGGCGGGCGGAGAGGCGTTTCAGCACATTCCATGTCTGAATGCGCACCCCGCGTGGGTAGACGCGTTGGCGGCGTTGTTGCGAAGGTATTGAGCGGCGGACCCGGCGCGGGTTATTCGCTCAGATCGAAGAGGTTCGTCGGCTTGGGGAGTTCCTCGGTATCGAGCGTTTTGTACAACGTTGGACGGTACAGGACCTTCACGGGTGAGTCGGTTTCCCCAGTGAACCACCGCGCGAACTGTTCCAGCCCATCCATGGCAGCCTGCCAAACGGGCAACCAAACGTGGGCGCAGGCTTCGCGCATGACAGTAGTGTTTGGCGAATAGGTCCACGCAACGATTTCGACATCTTTGCCGGGTACACGTCCAGCCCTTCTACACCCTTCGCGCACGCTCTCGGAATCCTCGGAGCCGCTGGCTTCGACAAAGGCCGTGACGGATCGATCGAGCAGCAGCCGATGCACGGCATTGATGACGTCGCGTGAGGCAAATGAAGCCACACGAATCAGAGACTCATCCACCTCAATGCCGGACTCCTGGAGCGCGCGCACATAGCCCCGGTAGCGCTCGAATCCCGGTTGATACCCCTGAAATCCCTTCAGGAAGCCCACGCGCTGGTGGCCTCGGCTCAAGAGATGATGAGTCGACACCGCGGCGGCTTCTTCGTAGTCCACCGTGGCGCTGCTGCACTCCGGCAATGAGTCCAGTCGGCCAAGCGCCATGTAGGGATGACCGGACTCATGGATTTTGAAGATGGTCGGGTCGGCAGGGCTTAGTGGGCCGCACAGCACGCACCCCCAGTAGCGCTGTTCCCAGAGTCCACGCGCATAGTTGATGTGATTCTCAAGTTTAAAGGGATTTACGTCAAAACAGATGTACTGCCCTTTGGTGCCGAAGATGCGGTACAACTCCGCGAAAAGCTGAATAAAGAACTTCTGACTGACGGGCACTTCTTCCGTGGGCGCGGGGATGGTTACGCCGACACAATCGCGGGGCGTGCTTCGCATGCTGCGCGCCCCCGTGTGCGGGAAATACCC
This genomic stretch from Candidatus Hydrogenedentota bacterium harbors:
- a CDS encoding LacI family transcriptional regulator, with protein sequence MSIAPKPQPKSPKKRWTWTMHDVAREAGVSVKTVSRVVNGEPGVSEATRHRVARLIEEVGYFPHTGARSMRSTPRDCVGVTIPAPTEEVPVSQKFFIQLFAELYRIFGTKGQYICFDVNPFKLENHINYARGLWEQRYWGCVLCGPLSPADPTIFKIHESGHPYMALGRLDSLPECSSATVDYEEAAAVSTHHLLSRGHQRVGFLKGFQGYQPGFERYRGYVRALQESGIEVDESLIRVASFASRDVINAVHRLLLDRSVTAFVEASGSEDSESVREGCRRAGRVPGKDVEIVAWTYSPNTTVMREACAHVWLPVWQAAMDGLEQFARWFTGETDSPVKVLYRPTLYKTLDTEELPKPTNLFDLSE